The stretch of DNA AAAGAACTTAGTGATAAAGAATATAATTTACTATACTTTCTTATAGATGTTCCTGTTCAAGTTTTAATTTTAGGCCTTATTAGCTCTAGTATAAGTGGTATATATATGCCTGTTATAACAATGGTTCTATTTGCAATAAGTTGCCACCTTATAAGTTACTTTATTGATAAAAAATTAGAATAACCATTTATAGGTAATTATATTAATATAAAGAAAAAGCTGTTTCTAAAAATTTAGAAACAGCTTTTTTTAATTTTCATTATTACTATTACTAAGTATCCAATTTTCAATGTTTTCTAATGTTGTGTTTGTCTTTTTATTAAAACTTCTTCTATAAAAACTATTTAATAACTTATAATTTAAAGTCTTACTTTTACTACTTCCTTCAAAGCCTTCTGTATATGTTACTTCAATTTTATTTTCATCAATTTCATTTATTTCATATTTTAAATAATTTTCCCCTTGTGCACTACTAAATCTAGCAGCATAAATTCTATTCTCTTCTAAGTCTTCTATTGTTACAAGTATATTTCCCTTTGCTGACATTTTAGTTTTCATCTCTTTAGTATAACTAAAGCCTTTAACTATTTTTTTCTTTGATATTTTTGCTTCATATGAAATAGAGTCAAGTATTGCATCGTAAAGTTGATCTGCTCTTACATTCATAACCTTTTTAAATTCCATTATTTATTTCCTCCTGAGACTTTTTTTCTTCTTGTTAATAAAAAACAACCTATTAATACAATTAAAATTCCTTGTACTATTAAAACATATTGAAACCTTTACCCCTTATTGATATTTTA from Clostridium chauvoei encodes:
- a CDS encoding DUF3284 domain-containing protein, giving the protein MEFKKVMNVRADQLYDAILDSISYEAKISKKKIVKGFSYTKEMKTKMSAKGNILVTIEDLEENRIYAARFSSAQGENYLKYEINEIDENKIEVTYTEGFEGSSKSKTLNYKLLNSFYRRSFNKKTNTTLENIENWILSNSNNEN